Proteins encoded within one genomic window of Rubidibacter lacunae KORDI 51-2:
- the guaA gene encoding glutamine-hydrolyzing GMP synthase, translating to MLDRQTIVILDFGSQYSELIARRIRETQVYSEVLSYRTTAEQLRQLAPRGIILSGGPNSVYDEGAPHTDPEIWQLGIPIIGICYGMQVMVQQLGGTVERATRAEYGKASLFLNCAGDLFDGVVDGATMWMSHGDSCVQLPEGFEVLAHTENTPCAAIANTRRRFYGVQFHPEVVHSIGGAALIRNFVYKICQCEPTWTAEAFINDAIREVRAQVGDKRVLLALSGGVDSSTLAFLLHEAIGDRLTCMFIDQGFMRKLEPERLLEIFRDRFHINVEYVDAVDRFFAQIDGVTDPEEKRRRIGHEFINVFETESQRLGPFDYLAQGTLYPDVIESANTNVDPKTGERVAVKIKSHHNVGGLPENLRFKLVEPLRKLFKDEVRNVARLLGLPEDIVRRHPFPGPGLAIRIIGEVTQERLAILREADHIVREEIRRRGSYDDFWQAFAVLLPVRTVGVMGDRRTYAYPIVLRLISSEDGMTADWSRVPYDLLEAISNRIVNEVRGVNRVVYDITSKPPGTIEWE from the coding sequence ATGCTCGATCGCCAGACGATCGTTATTCTCGATTTCGGCTCGCAATACTCCGAGCTGATTGCACGCCGCATTCGCGAAACGCAAGTCTACTCCGAGGTGCTGTCCTATCGCACCACGGCCGAGCAGTTGCGCCAGCTGGCCCCGCGCGGCATCATCCTGTCCGGCGGACCCAACTCCGTTTATGACGAAGGCGCTCCCCACACCGATCCAGAAATCTGGCAGCTCGGCATTCCGATTATCGGTATTTGCTACGGAATGCAGGTGATGGTGCAACAGCTCGGCGGGACGGTCGAGCGAGCGACGCGCGCTGAATACGGCAAGGCGTCGTTATTCCTCAATTGCGCGGGCGATCTCTTCGACGGCGTCGTGGATGGGGCGACGATGTGGATGAGCCACGGTGACTCCTGCGTGCAACTTCCCGAAGGCTTTGAGGTATTGGCGCACACGGAAAACACGCCCTGCGCCGCGATCGCCAATACCCGGCGACGATTCTACGGCGTGCAGTTCCATCCCGAGGTCGTGCATTCTATCGGCGGCGCGGCGCTGATTCGCAACTTCGTTTATAAAATCTGCCAGTGCGAGCCGACTTGGACTGCCGAAGCATTTATCAACGACGCTATCCGCGAAGTCCGCGCTCAGGTCGGCGACAAGCGCGTGCTGTTGGCGCTCTCCGGCGGCGTCGATTCCTCGACGCTGGCGTTTCTATTGCACGAGGCCATTGGCGATCGCCTGACCTGCATGTTCATCGACCAAGGCTTCATGCGCAAACTCGAGCCAGAGCGCTTGCTCGAGATCTTCCGCGATCGGTTCCATATCAACGTCGAGTACGTGGATGCGGTGGATCGCTTCTTCGCGCAAATTGATGGCGTGACCGATCCCGAAGAAAAACGCCGTCGCATTGGCCACGAATTTATCAATGTCTTTGAAACCGAGTCCCAGCGCCTCGGACCGTTCGACTACCTGGCTCAGGGCACGCTCTATCCCGACGTGATCGAATCGGCGAACACGAACGTCGACCCCAAAACCGGCGAACGCGTTGCAGTCAAAATCAAGAGCCACCACAATGTCGGCGGACTCCCTGAAAACTTGCGCTTTAAGCTCGTCGAGCCGCTCCGCAAGCTGTTCAAGGACGAGGTTCGCAACGTTGCGCGCCTGCTCGGCTTGCCCGAAGACATCGTCCGCCGGCATCCATTCCCCGGTCCGGGCTTAGCCATTCGCATTATCGGCGAAGTTACCCAAGAGCGCCTGGCAATCTTGCGCGAAGCCGACCATATCGTCCGGGAAGAAATCCGCCGCCGGGGTAGCTACGACGATTTCTGGCAGGCATTTGCTGTCTTATTGCCGGTGCGAACGGTCGGTGTGATGGGCGATCGTCGCACCTATGCCTATCCGATCGTGTTGCGCTTAATTTCTAGTGAGGACGGCATGACGGCCGATTGGTCGCGGGTGCCCTACGACCTACTCGAGGCAATTTCCAATCGCATTGTCAACGAAGTCCGCGGCGTCAATCGCGTGGTGTACGACATTACCTCGAAGCCGCCGGGCACGATCGAGTGGGAATAG
- the cbiD gene encoding cobalt-precorrin-5B (C(1))-methyltransferase CbiD: protein MNSSVPASPPPRSGYTLPVFVCAAAVAALRHLQGEPSDRLATVALDLLEPPQTAAIPIEQIARLDDGRVLAIARSDPGDNLDLTRHTPVWALVAWGDPGQPEAIAIRAGEGIGRQGDRPAIYRYARRLLQANLERFLRADEAIVATLILPEGRRLAARTSNAAFGVVEGLSLLGTSAIAHPLSAPAQLDDFREDLTVKARQFNCLVFCIGENGLDLARQQGIARERLVKTANWLGPLLAAAGAAGVQSILLFGYHGKLLKLAGGIFHTHHHLADGRLEILTAHAACCGLPAETIRGLFACPTAEAALQLLRSRDAAIPVYRAIAEAIDRRSRDYIRCHAECEVEIGSVLFDRARQIVVRSAIGDRLLDRSC, encoded by the coding sequence ATGAATTCGTCAGTTCCCGCATCACCCCCCCCGCGCTCGGGATATACGCTGCCGGTGTTTGTCTGCGCGGCAGCTGTCGCTGCCCTGCGCCACTTACAGGGCGAACCGAGCGATCGCCTGGCGACGGTCGCACTGGATTTGCTCGAACCGCCGCAAACGGCAGCGATCCCCATCGAACAAATCGCGCGGCTCGACGACGGGCGGGTGCTGGCGATCGCCCGCAGCGACCCAGGCGACAACCTCGACCTTACTCGCCACACGCCGGTTTGGGCGCTGGTTGCCTGGGGCGATCCGGGACAACCCGAGGCAATCGCCATTCGCGCCGGCGAAGGTATCGGCCGTCAGGGCGACCGACCGGCGATCTACCGCTATGCGCGGCGGTTATTGCAGGCAAACCTCGAGCGCTTTCTACGGGCCGATGAGGCGATCGTCGCGACCCTTATCCTGCCCGAGGGCCGACGCCTCGCCGCGCGCACGTCCAATGCAGCGTTTGGCGTGGTCGAAGGACTGTCATTATTGGGAACGAGTGCGATCGCCCACCCCCTGAGCGCGCCTGCCCAACTCGATGATTTTCGCGAGGATCTAACGGTCAAAGCCCGCCAATTCAACTGTTTGGTGTTCTGTATCGGCGAAAACGGACTCGATCTTGCCCGACAGCAAGGCATCGCCCGCGAACGCCTGGTCAAAACAGCGAATTGGCTGGGTCCGCTCCTGGCGGCGGCCGGCGCGGCCGGCGTGCAGTCGATCTTGCTGTTCGGCTATCACGGCAAGTTACTTAAACTCGCCGGTGGCATCTTTCACACCCATCACCACCTTGCCGACGGTCGTTTGGAAATCCTCACCGCCCACGCTGCGTGTTGCGGGTTGCCCGCAGAGACAATCCGGGGGCTCTTTGCTTGTCCGACGGCCGAAGCTGCCTTGCAGCTATTGCGATCGCGCGATGCCGCTATCCCGGTTTATCGCGCAATTGCCGAGGCAATCGATCGCCGCAGCCGCGACTACATTCGCTGCCACGCCGAATGCGAGGTCGAGATCGGATCGGTCTTGTTCGATCGCGCGCGGCAGATTGTCGTCCGCAGTGCGATTGGCGATCGCCTGCTCGATCGCTCGTGCTAG
- the rimP gene encoding ribosome maturation factor RimP: MTHPSIAPIQELAAPLAAELGLEIVNLVFQTNYSPPVLRVDVRNLGTDTGLDDCERMSRALEDRLDTSGLIPDAYVLEVSSPGLSSELACDRDFISFKGFPVRISTHEPYKGKTQWRGRLQKRDETAVYINQKGRVTAIPRDAIASVELDEES, encoded by the coding sequence ATGACTCATCCTTCAATCGCACCCATTCAGGAGCTGGCAGCCCCCCTGGCAGCCGAACTCGGACTCGAGATCGTCAACCTCGTCTTCCAGACCAATTACAGCCCACCGGTTCTGCGCGTCGATGTTCGCAACCTCGGCACCGACACCGGGCTCGACGACTGCGAGCGCATGAGCCGCGCTCTTGAAGACCGTCTCGACACCAGCGGGCTGATCCCTGACGCCTACGTCTTGGAAGTCTCTAGCCCCGGCTTGTCGTCGGAACTCGCGTGCGATCGTGACTTCATCAGCTTTAAAGGCTTCCCCGTCCGCATCAGCACCCACGAGCCCTATAAGGGCAAAACCCAGTGGCGCGGCCGCCTACAAAAACGCGACGAAACTGCTGTTTACATCAACCAAAAAGGTCGCGTTACGGCTATCCCCCGCGACGCGATCGCTAGTGTCGAACTCGACGAAGAATCCTAA
- the nusA gene encoding transcription termination factor NusA produces MTLLPLPGLGGMIEEISERHKLPQSSVQEALSEALLKGYERYRRSQDLDAQYTEDYFENFDVELDTDEEGFRVLSTKEIVEDVENADHQISLREVREVASEAQLGDHVVLDVTPEKSDFGRMAAIQTKQVLLQKLRDQQRKLIQEEFQDLEETVLNARVLRFERQSAIMAVSSGYSGQSRLEEVEAELPRREQLPNDSYRPNATFRVFLKKVREGPHRGPQLLVSRAAAGLVVYLFETEVPEIEDEVVRIVAVAREANPPSRHVGARTKIAVDTLERDVDPVGACIGARGSRIQAVVNELRGEKIDVIRWSPDPATYIANALSPARVSEVLLADSEERQAIVLVPENQLSLAIGKEGQNVRLAAHLTGWRIDIKDEAIYEPEPEPVAPIATDSEFSEFSHSNDNDSDPLPDAIAELDDESDIEEIPVDLTSDDEEVPVAFSADPQPIAPALEEE; encoded by the coding sequence ATGACGCTCTTACCGCTGCCCGGATTGGGCGGGATGATCGAAGAGATTAGCGAACGCCATAAGCTGCCCCAATCGTCCGTCCAGGAAGCTCTCAGCGAAGCGCTTTTAAAAGGTTACGAACGCTATCGCCGTTCTCAAGATCTCGACGCGCAGTACACCGAAGATTACTTCGAGAATTTTGATGTCGAACTCGATACGGATGAGGAGGGGTTCCGCGTCCTCTCCACCAAAGAAATTGTAGAAGACGTCGAAAACGCGGATCATCAAATCAGTTTGCGTGAAGTTCGAGAAGTTGCTAGCGAAGCCCAACTCGGCGATCATGTTGTCCTCGATGTTACTCCTGAAAAGAGCGACTTCGGGCGTATGGCCGCTATTCAGACCAAGCAAGTTTTGCTCCAAAAACTCCGCGATCAACAGCGAAAACTCATCCAAGAAGAATTCCAAGACTTAGAAGAAACTGTTCTCAACGCTCGTGTATTGCGCTTCGAGCGTCAGTCCGCGATCATGGCCGTGAGTAGCGGTTATAGCGGTCAAAGTCGCTTAGAAGAAGTCGAGGCCGAGTTACCGCGGCGCGAACAGTTGCCGAACGACAGCTATCGCCCCAATGCAACCTTCCGCGTGTTTTTGAAAAAGGTTCGAGAAGGTCCGCATCGCGGACCTCAACTTCTGGTGTCCCGAGCAGCTGCCGGCCTCGTCGTTTACTTATTCGAAACAGAAGTTCCCGAAATCGAAGACGAGGTCGTGCGGATTGTCGCGGTTGCCCGCGAGGCCAACCCTCCCTCCCGGCACGTCGGCGCGCGCACCAAAATTGCAGTCGATACGCTCGAACGCGATGTCGATCCGGTTGGCGCTTGTATTGGAGCGCGCGGCTCGCGCATTCAAGCAGTCGTTAACGAACTGCGCGGCGAGAAAATCGACGTCATTCGCTGGTCGCCCGACCCCGCCACTTACATTGCCAATGCGCTCAGCCCCGCTCGAGTGTCCGAGGTTCTGCTCGCCGATTCGGAGGAGCGTCAGGCAATCGTACTAGTTCCCGAAAATCAGCTTAGTTTGGCGATCGGAAAGGAAGGGCAAAATGTCCGTCTGGCTGCACACCTAACGGGTTGGCGCATCGACATCAAAGATGAAGCAATATACGAGCCCGAGCCCGAACCGGTTGCCCCCATTGCAACCGACAGCGAATTCTCGGAGTTCTCCCACAGCAACGACAATGATTCTGATCCCCTGCCCGACGCCATCGCCGAGCTGGACGACGAGTCGGATATCGAGGAAATCCCTGTCGACCTCACATCCGACGACGAAGAGGTACCGGTCGCGTTCTCAGCCGATCCTCAACCGATCGCCCCAGCTCTGGAGGAAGAGTAG
- a CDS encoding YlxR family protein — MPPNYRRCVSCRRSGPKASFWRVVRVFPSQTVQLDEGIGRSAYICPQAACLRISRRKNRLGRALKTAVPETIYEQLSERLVARAAER, encoded by the coding sequence ATGCCGCCCAATTATCGCCGCTGCGTTAGCTGCCGTCGGAGCGGACCCAAAGCGTCTTTCTGGCGAGTAGTGCGGGTCTTTCCGTCGCAAACGGTACAATTAGACGAAGGGATTGGGCGCTCAGCGTACATTTGCCCGCAGGCAGCTTGTCTGCGAATCTCACGTCGAAAAAACCGTCTCGGGCGCGCGCTCAAAACTGCGGTTCCCGAGACAATCTACGAGCAGCTTAGCGAGCGCTTAGTAGCCCGGGCGGCCGAGCGCTAA
- the infB gene encoding translation initiation factor IF-2, with product MSKIRIYELSKELDLDNRDILGICEDLGINVKSHSSTITDDDAERIRVRARNGGKGAASSGGNSASGNGSSSGGGAKPQLRSSGSKKVQPPVKKPRQQQILALRKGVRPAPPLPTNADGDAPQLVAPPRPPALNKPQPSSAVAPSETSAASPPQSKPQLIGPPGQNAPTVPVLKPLQPSPPPVSADAPSSLETPPTREPIRKPRLLGPPGKPVIPSKPRPERPPAPRKPGAGEPTPPPSRHGSSESESSVSVVQSPLRPRRALKPKPSRDEYAETKPQQAQATDDTDSSDDVDDSVEVLLEKPKRQTPKLKRPETRTSSPRRDWDEEEKEQAAAKSGTKAKRRPKPVDEDEDVELDGLDADKDVSVTNALSLERPPKPAALVRNKPAPKPQSKPKKPISRAARASSDQGGAGGGSASRRRDRREAPQRPELIVLTEGLTVRDLAEMLAVPETEIVKSLFFKGIAINVTQTLDLPTAQTIAEEMGVMVDVPEEQAEATKTTEMLDDTDLEHLTLRPPVVTIMGHVDHGKTSLLDSIRKTRVAQGEAGGITQHIGAYHVDVDRGGEQKQVVFLDTPGHEAFTSMRARGARVTDVAILVVAADDGVQPQTREAVSHARAAEVPLIVAINKIDKEGSEPDRVKQELAELGLLPEEWGGETVMVPVSALRGDGLDTLLEMILLVTEVEELSANPNRLARGTVIEANLDRARGPVATLLVQNGTLRVGDAFVAGPVFGKIRAMIDDRGDRVESAPPSFPVEVLGLTDVPAAGDEFEVFANEKEARALAERCLQEQRQTRLQRASRSRRVSLSGLSAQAQEGELKELNLIVKADVQGSVEAIEGSLEQLPQNEVQVRVLMAAPGEVTETDVDLAAASGAVILGFNTTLASGAKAAADREGVDVREYDVIYRLLDDVQGAMEGLLEPEEVEQPLGEAEVRAMFPVGRGTVAGCYVLSGKIVRNRFMRVRRGSEVVYQGNIDSLKRVKEDAREVNAGYECGINSTKFNDWKEGDIIEAYEMVMKRRTLTPAAATSSRR from the coding sequence ATGAGCAAAATCAGGATCTACGAGCTATCCAAGGAACTGGATCTGGATAACAGAGACATTCTCGGGATTTGCGAGGATCTCGGCATCAACGTTAAAAGCCACAGCAGTACGATTACTGACGACGATGCCGAGCGCATTCGCGTGCGCGCGCGGAACGGCGGCAAAGGAGCAGCTAGCAGCGGTGGCAACTCAGCGAGCGGCAATGGCAGTAGTAGTGGTGGCGGTGCCAAGCCACAGTTGCGCTCTAGCGGCAGCAAAAAAGTACAGCCACCCGTGAAAAAGCCGCGCCAGCAACAAATCCTTGCTTTGCGCAAGGGAGTACGTCCTGCCCCTCCGCTTCCGACCAATGCAGATGGCGATGCACCACAGCTCGTAGCGCCACCGCGCCCGCCCGCCCTCAATAAGCCACAACCCTCGTCAGCAGTAGCCCCATCCGAGACTTCTGCAGCGTCGCCTCCTCAGTCAAAGCCGCAGCTAATCGGTCCGCCCGGACAGAACGCACCAACGGTGCCAGTTCTGAAACCACTCCAGCCGTCGCCACCACCGGTATCAGCTGATGCGCCTTCGTCGTTGGAGACTCCACCAACGCGCGAACCAATACGAAAACCCAGGTTGCTCGGCCCTCCGGGCAAACCGGTTATCCCGTCCAAACCCCGGCCGGAACGACCGCCAGCCCCGCGCAAGCCTGGCGCTGGCGAACCAACGCCACCACCGAGCCGTCACGGTAGCAGCGAGTCTGAGTCATCGGTGAGTGTCGTACAGTCGCCGCTTCGCCCGCGCCGCGCCCTGAAACCCAAGCCCTCTCGGGACGAGTACGCAGAAACCAAGCCACAGCAAGCGCAGGCAACGGACGACACGGACAGTTCAGATGATGTAGATGACAGCGTGGAGGTGTTGCTAGAGAAGCCAAAGCGCCAAACGCCCAAGCTCAAGCGACCCGAAACACGAACCAGCAGTCCGCGCCGCGACTGGGACGAGGAAGAGAAGGAGCAAGCTGCCGCCAAGAGCGGCACCAAGGCAAAGCGACGTCCAAAACCGGTCGACGAAGATGAGGACGTCGAACTGGATGGGCTCGACGCCGACAAGGATGTTTCCGTTACAAATGCACTTTCTCTTGAACGACCCCCGAAACCGGCAGCATTAGTCCGAAACAAACCCGCGCCCAAGCCTCAGAGCAAGCCGAAGAAACCGATCTCGCGGGCTGCTCGTGCTAGTAGCGATCAGGGAGGTGCTGGTGGCGGGAGCGCATCGCGTCGGCGCGATCGGCGCGAGGCACCGCAACGTCCTGAACTGATTGTCTTAACTGAGGGGCTGACCGTCCGCGACCTCGCAGAGATGTTAGCTGTGCCCGAGACGGAAATCGTCAAAAGTCTGTTCTTCAAAGGCATCGCGATCAACGTCACGCAGACGCTTGACCTACCCACAGCACAAACCATCGCCGAAGAAATGGGCGTCATGGTTGACGTGCCAGAGGAGCAAGCTGAGGCGACGAAGACCACGGAAATGCTCGATGACACCGATCTAGAGCACCTCACGCTGCGTCCGCCGGTCGTGACGATTATGGGTCACGTGGATCACGGCAAAACCAGCCTGCTCGACTCCATTCGCAAAACACGGGTGGCTCAAGGTGAAGCCGGGGGAATTACCCAGCATATTGGCGCCTACCACGTCGATGTCGATCGCGGTGGCGAGCAAAAGCAAGTGGTTTTCCTAGATACACCGGGCCACGAAGCGTTCACCTCTATGCGCGCGCGCGGCGCGCGCGTTACGGACGTAGCAATTCTTGTTGTGGCAGCCGATGACGGCGTTCAGCCTCAGACCCGAGAAGCCGTGAGCCACGCCCGCGCGGCAGAAGTACCTTTGATCGTAGCAATCAACAAGATTGACAAAGAAGGGTCCGAGCCCGATCGCGTCAAGCAAGAGCTAGCCGAACTGGGGCTGCTGCCCGAGGAATGGGGCGGCGAGACGGTGATGGTCCCGGTGAGCGCCTTGCGCGGCGATGGGCTCGATACGTTACTCGAGATGATTTTGTTGGTAACGGAGGTCGAGGAACTGTCGGCAAACCCCAATCGCCTGGCCCGCGGCACAGTTATCGAGGCAAACCTGGATCGTGCCCGAGGTCCGGTGGCAACGCTCTTGGTTCAGAACGGCACGCTGCGCGTTGGTGATGCCTTCGTCGCCGGTCCTGTGTTCGGTAAAATCCGCGCCATGATCGACGATCGGGGCGATCGCGTCGAGTCTGCGCCGCCCTCGTTCCCGGTGGAGGTGTTGGGACTAACCGACGTGCCGGCTGCTGGGGATGAGTTTGAGGTCTTTGCCAACGAAAAAGAAGCCCGTGCCCTGGCCGAGCGCTGCCTGCAGGAGCAGCGCCAGACGCGCCTGCAGCGAGCCTCGCGCTCGCGGCGGGTTTCGCTCAGCGGGCTCTCAGCCCAGGCACAAGAGGGCGAGCTAAAAGAACTGAACTTGATCGTGAAAGCTGACGTGCAAGGATCTGTCGAGGCGATCGAGGGCTCGCTGGAGCAACTCCCGCAAAATGAAGTGCAAGTGCGCGTGCTGATGGCTGCCCCCGGCGAAGTAACTGAAACCGACGTCGATCTGGCGGCTGCTAGCGGTGCGGTTATCTTGGGATTCAACACGACGCTCGCAAGCGGTGCCAAGGCAGCTGCCGATCGCGAAGGCGTGGACGTGCGCGAGTACGACGTGATCTATCGCCTCTTGGACGACGTTCAAGGAGCGATGGAAGGTCTCTTGGAGCCGGAGGAAGTCGAGCAGCCACTGGGCGAAGCGGAGGTGCGGGCCATGTTCCCGGTCGGACGCGGCACTGTGGCGGGTTGCTACGTACTCTCGGGCAAGATCGTCCGCAACCGCTTCATGCGCGTGCGCCGCGGCAGCGAGGTGGTTTACCAGGGGAATATCGACTCGCTCAAGCGCGTCAAGGAAGACGCCCGTGAGGTCAATGCCGGGTACGAGTGCGGGATCAACTCGACGAAGTTCAACGATTGGAAGGAAGGCGACATCATCGAGGCATACGAGATGGTGATGAAGCGCCGTACCCTCACGCCAGCGGCGGCTACTAGCAGCCGACGTTAG
- a CDS encoding low-complexity tail membrane protein, which yields MRARASDSFRLDPYLWIHFAGLGALPACLLAVWLGLAAEGAVWPVALDVLLVGVFGCVPIAWMQWQQPFDIFSLLLFSIQPQRLTEQQRRILRAFGLPKQRIWCAIAAVVMPVVLWQIARYAPAAAVTTPIHSHWLGVVAAAVAFFAANLFLQVPLSVAGVLLTGESTVAGLEPYPVAAIRKDFFVPGIRVASIVPSVAPAPRVEDIASLTADEPGDDDVSDRVQTDVGDASNEPVAEPATEERFDDADRADGVESTDEPPAAKSITDETIFEATKELFDYSDRGDGGEPTVEAGEVAVVASTEPGNPSFDAEGTDTQESSSAESVEQTNDSQADAGTAASDSDESTESETESESKTESEISIDTAGEPEGREIDAVEPQIDDRNSQA from the coding sequence ATGCGCGCTCGTGCTTCGGATTCGTTTCGGTTGGACCCGTATCTCTGGATTCACTTTGCGGGTCTGGGAGCATTGCCAGCGTGTTTGCTGGCAGTATGGTTGGGTTTAGCGGCTGAAGGTGCGGTCTGGCCGGTAGCCCTGGATGTGCTCCTGGTCGGGGTATTTGGGTGCGTGCCGATCGCTTGGATGCAGTGGCAGCAACCTTTTGATATCTTTAGCCTTCTGCTGTTCTCAATCCAGCCCCAGCGCCTGACCGAGCAACAACGTCGTATCCTCCGTGCGTTCGGTCTGCCTAAGCAACGGATCTGGTGCGCGATCGCGGCAGTAGTGATGCCTGTTGTTCTGTGGCAGATCGCGCGATACGCACCGGCAGCTGCAGTGACTACACCGATACACTCGCATTGGCTTGGCGTCGTGGCAGCCGCCGTTGCTTTTTTTGCGGCGAACCTGTTTCTGCAGGTGCCGCTGAGCGTGGCAGGCGTGCTACTGACCGGCGAGTCGACAGTTGCCGGACTCGAACCGTATCCAGTGGCAGCAATTCGCAAGGACTTTTTCGTACCCGGAATTCGCGTCGCGAGTATTGTGCCGAGCGTCGCTCCTGCGCCGCGTGTCGAGGATATCGCCTCCCTGACCGCTGATGAACCCGGAGACGATGATGTGAGCGATCGCGTGCAAACAGATGTTGGGGATGCCAGCAACGAGCCGGTTGCCGAGCCCGCTACAGAAGAACGGTTCGACGATGCCGATCGCGCCGACGGGGTCGAGTCGACAGACGAACCCCCTGCAGCAAAATCTATTACTGATGAGACGATTTTTGAAGCAACTAAAGAACTATTCGACTACAGCGATCGTGGCGACGGCGGCGAGCCAACAGTTGAAGCCGGCGAGGTCGCCGTCGTTGCGTCAACCGAGCCGGGCAATCCTTCATTTGACGCGGAGGGAACTGATACTCAGGAAAGCTCATCTGCAGAATCGGTAGAGCAAACGAACGACTCTCAGGCAGACGCAGGCACTGCCGCTTCGGATAGCGACGAGTCAACTGAGTCCGAGACTGAGTCCGAGTCCAAGACTGAGTCCGAAATCTCGATCGACACGGCTGGCGAACCTGAAGGTCGCGAAATCGATGCAGTCGAGCCGCAGATTGACGATCGCAACTCGCAAGCCTGA
- a CDS encoding ribonuclease Z — MEITFLGTSSGVPTRSRNVSSVALRLPQRGEVWLFDCGEGTQHQLLRSDLKSSQIQRIFITHMHGDHIFGLMGLLASIGLAGTGAPIALCGPQGLDSYLRACARYSHTNLGRRIDVTESQPGVVFEDSEYLVSCLPLKHRIPAFGYRIVEKDRPGRFMVEKAAAQGILPGPIYGRLKRGETIVLPDGRRIRGNELCEPDEIGRKVVYCTDTVFCEAAIDLARDADVLIHEATFAHQDAQMAFERLHSTSTMAAQVALAAGVQQLILTHFSPRYAPGNALQLDDLLDEARAIFPKTCLARDFMTYEVPRRRTKTAASVT; from the coding sequence GTGGAAATCACTTTTCTCGGAACGAGCTCGGGCGTCCCAACGCGATCGCGCAATGTCTCAAGCGTGGCTCTGCGCCTTCCGCAGCGCGGCGAAGTATGGTTGTTTGACTGTGGTGAAGGCACCCAGCACCAACTGTTGCGGAGCGATCTGAAAAGCTCTCAGATTCAGCGCATTTTTATCACCCACATGCACGGGGACCACATCTTCGGACTGATGGGGTTGCTAGCAAGCATCGGTCTGGCTGGCACCGGTGCCCCGATCGCTTTGTGCGGACCCCAAGGTCTAGATAGCTACCTGCGCGCCTGCGCGAGGTACTCGCACACCAACCTCGGACGGCGAATCGACGTCACCGAATCGCAACCGGGCGTGGTGTTCGAAGATAGCGAATATCTCGTCAGCTGCTTGCCCTTGAAACATCGCATTCCTGCCTTCGGCTATCGCATCGTCGAAAAGGACCGCCCCGGACGGTTCATGGTCGAGAAGGCGGCCGCACAGGGCATTCTTCCGGGGCCGATCTACGGCAGACTCAAACGCGGCGAGACGATCGTTTTGCCTGATGGTCGGCGTATACGCGGCAACGAGTTGTGCGAACCCGACGAAATCGGTCGAAAAGTTGTTTATTGCACCGACACGGTCTTCTGTGAGGCAGCGATCGATCTCGCACGGGATGCCGACGTCTTGATTCACGAAGCAACCTTTGCCCATCAGGACGCACAGATGGCATTCGAGCGCCTGCACTCGACATCCACCATGGCGGCGCAAGTCGCTCTAGCAGCTGGTGTGCAACAGTTGATCCTGACCCACTTCAGCCCGCGCTATGCGCCCGGAAATGCACTGCAACTTGACGATTTGCTTGACGAAGCGCGTGCGATCTTTCCAAAGACCTGCCTCGCTCGCGATTTTATGACCTACGAGGTTCCGCGCCGCCGCACAAAAACCGCCGCATCTGTCACCTAA
- a CDS encoding DUF4327 family protein — protein MVKLQNKVHSLVKSGVLQPSDGIWKIAFLYGESWAFWKQELEDFGFAMQDPIRELVLVEAWEEEE, from the coding sequence ATGGTGAAGCTGCAAAATAAGGTTCATTCGCTTGTGAAATCCGGCGTTTTGCAACCGAGCGATGGTATCTGGAAAATTGCGTTCCTCTACGGCGAGAGCTGGGCGTTTTGGAAGCAAGAGCTTGAGGATTTTGGCTTCGCGATGCAAGATCCTATCCGCGAACTTGTCCTGGTGGAAGCTTGGGAAGAGGAAGAGTAA